A window of Thalassophryne amazonica chromosome 21, fThaAma1.1, whole genome shotgun sequence contains these coding sequences:
- the LOC117503568 gene encoding gastrula zinc finger protein XlCGF57.1-like yields the protein MQQLSVCQEEIIPEKRGSGHLVMENIKEEQEEFWPCQEEQQLHQLEESGIIKFPLTLVPVKSENEEKPALSQLYRSQADDSKQVETPASRSFAHRMLTAQGDEEDNKIPQPDSNSSPYTDGKNSDISETETDESFECWKSIFNNRYLNHHKREKPIGCLELGKRRKQNVNEKTHPKSHTGEKPFCCSECGKTFRQKSVLKAHIRIHTGERPFICSECSKRFGLKSHLDGHMRIHTGEKPFGCFDCSKRFGRKDVLKTHMRIHTGEKPFGCPDCGERFRRKDNLKGHLRIHTGEKPFGCSECGKCFRQKSSFNMHMKRHRGQKLFGCPECGEKFGRKGKLNKHIRKHTEEKLLSCSECGKTFARQHNLNRHMKIHIGEKPFRCSECAERFGFKGHLNEHMRVHTGEKPFTCSDCGERFGRKGILNVHKRTHTGEKPFACSDCGEQFGRKDNLNVHLRIHTGEKPFGCSECGGRFRQKSNLNAHMKRHKGKNDLVVLSVAKDWKKT from the exons ATGCAGCAGCTGTCAGTGTGTCAAGAAGAAATTATCCCTGAGAAGCGTGGGAGTGGGCATCTTGTCATGGAGAATATTAAAGAGGAACAAGAGGAATTCTGGCCATGTCAAGAGGAACAGCAACTTCACCAGCTGGAGGAGTCTGGTATCATTAAGTTCCCTTTGACTCTTGTCCCTGTCAAAAGTGAAAATGAAGAAAAACCAGCATTATCACAGCTTTATCGAAGCCAagctgatgacagcaaacaggtaGAGACTCCAGCGAGCAGGTCTTTTGCACACAGAATGCTGACAGCACAAGGTGATGAAGAGGACAATAAAATACCACAACCAGACAGCAACTCAAGCCCATATACTGATGGCAAGAATTCAGACATTTctgaaactgagactgatgaGAGTTTTGAATG CTGGAAAAGCATTTTTAACAATAGATATTTAAATCATCACAAGAGGGAGAAACCAATTGGGTGCCTTGAGCTTGGTAAAAGGCGGAAGCAAAATGTCAATGAGAAAACGCACCCCAAAAGTCATACAGGTGAGAAGCCATtttgctgttctgagtgtggcaaaACATTTAGACAAAAGAGCGTTCTCAAAGCACATattagaattcatacaggagagagacCATTCATTTGCTCTGAGTGTAGTAAAAGGTTTGGTCTGAAGAGCCATCTTGATGGccatatgagaattcatacaggagagaaaccatttggctgcttTGATTGCAGTAAAAGATTTGGAAGAAAGGACGTGCTGAAGACtcacatgagaattcacacaggagagaaaccatttggctgtcccGATTGTGGTGAAAGATTTCGAAGGAAGGACAATCTAAAAGGACACTTGAGAATTCatactggagagaaaccatttggctgttctgagtgtggcaaaTGTTTTAGACAAAAAAGTAGTTTTAACATGCACATGAAAAGACATAGAGGTCAGAAACTATTTGGTTGTCCTGAGTGTGGTGAAAAATTTGGAAGGAAGGGCAAATTGAACAAACACATAAGAAAGCATACAGAAGAGAAACTACtcagctgttctgaatgtggtaaaacatTTGCAAGACAGCACAATTTGAAcagacacatgaaaattcatattGGAGAAAAACCATTTCGCTGTTCTGAGTGTGCAGAAAGATTTGGATTTAAGGGCCATCTTAATGAACACATGAGAGTGCatactggagagaaaccatttacTTGTTCTGACTGTGGTGAAAGGTTTGGAAGAAAGGGAATTCTGAACGTACATAAGAGaactcatacaggagaaaaaccatttgcctgttctgaCTGTGGTGAACAATTCGGAAGAAAGGACAATCTAAATGTGCACctaagaattcatacaggagagaaaccatttggctgttccgaATGTGGTGGAAGATTTCGACAAAAGAGTAATCTTAACGCACACATGAAAAGGCATAAAGGAAAGAACGATTTGGTTGTCCTGAGTGTGGCAAAAGATTGGAAGAAAACATAG